The sequence AACCGTCCTTCGACCTCCCGTCCATGACGAAGGACATGCTCGAGAGGCTCTCGGTCCGGCACACGGCGGGGAGGCTGTACGGGTAGCCCTACATCCCGTACTGCGCGATGATGCCGTCCTTGTCGAGCCCGATGATCCCGTACTTCTCCCCCACCTTCCGGAACGCCGCGACGCACCGGTCGATCTGGTCGTCCGTGTGCGCGGCGGAGAGCTGCACGCGGATCCTCGCCGCGCCGGCCGGCACGACCGGGAAGAAGAACCCGACCACGTAGATGCCCTCGGCGTACATGTCGCGCGCCATGTCGTTCGCGAGCTTCGCGTTGTAGAGCATCACGGGGACGATGGGCGTCTCGCCCGGCCGGACGAAGAGCCCGGCCGCGGTGATTTTCTCGCGGAACCGCTTCGTGTTCGCCTCGAGGCGGTCGCGCCGCTCGGTGGACTTCGAGATGAGGTCGATGACCTTGATCGAGGCCTTCACGATGGACGGCGCGAGCGCGTTCGAGAACAGGAACGGCCGCGCCTTCTGGTGGCACAGCTCGACGATCTCCCGCTTGCCCGACACGCAGCCGCCGGACGCCCCGCCGAGCGCCTTGCCGAACGTGGTCGTGATGATGTCCACCCTGTCCATCACGCCGAAGTGCTCGTGCACGCCGCGCCCGGTCTTCCCGATGAACCCCGAGGCGTGCGAGTCGTCCACGAGGACCATCGCGTCGTGCTGCTCCGCGAGCGCGCAGATCTCGTCCATCGGTGCGAGGTCGCCGTCCATCGAGAACACGCCGTCCGTGACGATCATCCTCGTGCGCTTGTCCCTGTG is a genomic window of Candidatus Effluviviaceae Genus I sp. containing:
- the kbl gene encoding glycine C-acetyltransferase — its product is MAYSERTRSLFAGEITSIKEKGLFKEKRYICSPQDAEIDVEYPEGAPRKHVLNFCSNNYLGLSSHPEVVKAAHEGLDARGYGMSSVRFICGTQDIHRELQDRMSTFLGMEDTILFPSCMDANAGVFEAVLGQEDVIIADRLIHASLVDGIRLCSAEYDTYKHMNMKHLKEKLELHRDKRTRMIVTDGVFSMDGDLAPMDEICALAEQHDAMVLVDDSHASGFIGKTGRGVHEHFGVMDRVDIITTTFGKALGGASGGCVSGKREIVELCHQKARPFLFSNALAPSIVKASIKVIDLISKSTERRDRLEANTKRFREKITAAGLFVRPGETPIVPVMLYNAKLANDMARDMYAEGIYVVGFFFPVVPAGAARIRVQLSAAHTDDQIDRCVAAFRKVGEKYGIIGLDKDGIIAQYGM